The DNA region AGCCCGGCGGCGGCAGCGTGCTGCGCTTCATCCCGTCGACGCCCCTGCCGTCCCTCGATCCGATCGTCGCCACGAGCTACGTCATCCGCAACCACGGCTATCTCGTCTACGACACGCTGTTCGCCACCGACGAGAACTTCCGCATCCAGCCCCAGATGGTCAGCGAGTGGCAGACCGCGCCCGACGGCCTGCGCTGGACCTTCCATCTCCGCGACGGCCTCACGTTCCACGACGGCTCCCCCGTCGAGGCCAAGGACTGCATCGCGTCCATCGCGCGCTGGTCCAAGCGGGACGCGTTCGGCCAGACCCTGGCGGGCTTCGTGGAGGGGTACGGCCAGGAGGACGCGCGGACCTTCACCGTCGCGCTGAAGAAGCCGTTCCCGCTGCTCCCGGCGGCGCTCGGCAAGCTGTCCTCGAACGTGCCCTTCATCATGCCGGAGCGCGTCGCCCTCCAGGACGCGTCCAAGCCGATCGCCGACGCCACGGGCTCCGGGCCGTGGCGCTTCGAGGCGCGGGAATGGATCCCCGGCCAGAACGCGATCTACACCCGCCACGCGGGCTACCGACCCCGCGAGGAGGCGCCCTCCTGGGCCGCCGGCGGCAAGGTCGCCAAGGTCGACCGGATCGAGTGGCTCGCCATCACTGAGGCCTCGGCCGCGGTGGGCGCGATGATCCAGGGCGCGGTCGACTGGTACGAGCAGCCGGCGATCGACCTGATCCCGGTCCTCAAGGGCAAGCCGGGGATCGAGATCCGCAACGTGCCGCTCGGGCTGATCCTGCTGATGCGGTTCAACCACACGCAGCCGCCGTTCAACAATCCCGAGATCCGCCGGGCCGTGATGATGGCCATGAAGCAGGACGACTACATGCAGGCGGTGGTCGGCAGCCCCGAATACTACCGGGAGGCCAAGACCTTCTTCACGCCGGGCTCGCCGATGTCGACCGGGGCCGGCGGGGCGGCCGCCATGCAGGCGGACCTCGCCAGGGCCAAGGCGATGCTGGCCAAGGCCGGCTACAAGGGCGAGCGCGTGGTGCTCCTGGCCCCCGCCGACCAGCCGATCGCCTACAACCAGTCGCTGGTGACCCAGGACCTGCTGAAGCAGCTCGGCATGAACGTCGATCTGGTCTCGACCGACTGGGGCAGCTTCATCGCCCGCCGCGGCAACCGCGGGCCGGTCGATGGCGGGGGCTGGTCCCTGTTCCACACCCTCTGGTCGGGGGCGGACGTGCTGAACCCGGCCCTGCACCCGCTGATCCGCGCCAACGGTCAGGCGGCGTGGTTCGGCTGGCCGGACGACCCGACCCTGGAGACGCTGCGCAGCGAGTGGATCGCCACCAGCGACGAGGCGCAGCAGAAGGCGCTCGCCGCGCGCATCGAGGAGCGGGCTTTCGAGGTCGTGCCCTACGCGCCCGCGGGCCTCGTGCAGCAGCCGATGGCGGTCAGCGCGAAGCTCAAGGGCATGGTCATGGCGCCCGTGCAGTTCTTCTGGAACATCGAGAAGACCGGCTGATCACGGCCGGCCAGAAGACCGTCCGTCTTTGCGAGCGCAGCGAAGCAATCCAGCGACGCTACGCTTGCCGACGTCCCGCTGCCCTGGGTTGCTTCGCTGCGCTGGCAAAGACGCGGCGTCTCGGATGCCCCTGCGGCGTCAGCCCGCGCCCTTCTCGGACACGCCGGCCTGCGCGAAGGTCGCCATGCCGGTGTGGCAGGCGAGCGCGCCCTTCAGCAGGCCCATCGCCATGCCGGCGCCCGAGGCCTCGCCGAGGCGCATGCCGAGCGCCAGCAGCGGCACCAGCCCGAGCCGCTCCAGCACCTCGGCGTGGACGCCCTCCGCCGAGACGTGGCCGGCGAGGCAGTGGTCGAGGGCCCTCGGGTCGGCGGCGTGCAGCACGGCCGCGGCGGCGGTCGCCACGTAGCCGTCGATCACCACCGGGATGCGCTGCAGCCGGGCCGCCAGGATCGCGCCCGCCATGGCGGCGATCTCCCGGCCGCCGAGGCGCGCCAGGACCTGGAGCGGGTCGTCGAGGTGGTCGGCATGGTGACTGAGCGCCGCCTCCACGGCCGCGACCTTCCGGGACAGGCCGTCCCCGTCCACGCCCGTGCCGCGCCCGACCCAGTGGGCGGGGTCGCCGCCGAACAGGGCGGCGTAGAGGGCGGCCGCCACCGTGGTGTTGCCGATGCCCATCTCGCCGATGCCCAGGCAGTCGGTGCCGGCGGCCACCGCCTCCATGCCGAACGCCATGGTGGCGACCGTGGCGCGCTCGTCGAGGGCCGGCCCCTCCGTGATGTCGCCCGTGGGCATGTCGAGGGCGAGGTCGAACACCTTGAAGCCGAGGCCGTAAGCGGCGCAGATCTGGTTGATCGCCCCGCCCCCGGCGGCGAAGTTGTCGAGCATCTGCCGGTTGACCGCGTCCGGGAAGGCCGAGACGCCCCGGCGCGTGACCCCGTGGCTGCCGGCGAAGACGCAGACCAGCGGCCGGTCGAAGGTCGGCGGCGCCTTGCCCTGCCACGCCGCCAGCCACGTCACGAGGCTCTCAAGGCGCCCCAGCGCGCCCGCGGGCTTCGTCAGGGTCGCGTCCCGGGCCGCGACGGCGGCCTTCGCCTCCGTGTCGGGACCCGGCATCGCCTTCAGAAGGTTGCGGATGTCGTCGAAGGGGCCGGGTTCGGGAGCGGTCATCGGGTCGGTCATGGCGGCGATGATTTCCTGTGGGCGCCTCCGGACGGGGAGACTATACGGGAGGGGCGCGCGGTGGGGCGCGGTGGCGGGCGGATGCGAGAGGCCGCGATGGACAGGCAGACCGGCGGGGAGGCCGACTGGCCCGGGCGCGGTGCCCTCTACGACCTCGCCGGGTGCCTGCGCTTCTACTCCCGCCTGCCGGTGCCGCAACTGCCCGGCGAGCCGGACCCGCACCGCAGCCCCGACTTCACCACTCTGCCGCGGATGCTGCCGCTGGCCGGCCTGATCCTGGCGCTGCCCGCCGCCCTGGTGCTGGCGGCCGGCTGGGCGGTCGGGCTCGGCCCGTTCCTGGCCGCGACCCTCGCGGTGGCGGTCGCCGTGGTGGCAACCGGCGCCCTGCACGAGGACGGGCTCGCGGACGTCGCCGACGGGTTCGGCGGCGGCGCCACGCGGGAGCGCCGCCTGGAGATCATGCGCGACAGCCGGATCGGCGCCTACGGCGGCGCGGCCCTGGTCCTGGCGCTGGCCCTGCGGATCGGCGCCCTGGCGACGCTCCTCGACCGGATCGGCCACGCGGCCGTGACCGGCCTGATCCTGGCGGCCGCCCTGTCGCGGGTCGCCGCCCTCGCCCCGATGGTGCTGCTCGCGCCGGCGCGGCCGGGCGGCCTGTCCGCCTCGGTCGGCCGCCCGGGCCGGGCGAGCCTCGCCACCGCGCTCGGCCTCGGCGCGGTGCTGGCGCTCGGCGCCGTGCCGCTCGGCCTGCCCCTCGGCGGGGTCGCGCTGATGATCCTGTGCGCCGGGCTCGCGGCTCTGGGCCTCACCCGGCTGGCGCGCGCCAAGATCGGCGGCCAGACCGGCGACGTCATCGGTGCCTGCCAGCAGGTCGCGGAGATCGCCGCCCTGCTGGCCCTGGTGGCGGCGACGGCGGGCGTGGCCGATTGACGGGCCCCGCCCGTCTTGACCCGGCCACGATCCCCCGGCCAAGGATCACCGATGCCGCCCGCGCCGAAACCCTCCTCGCCCTGCACCAAGGTCTGCGTCCTCGACGCCGCGACCGGCCTGTGCTGCGGCTGCGGGCGGACCCGCGACGAGATCGCCGCCTGGGGCTCCCTGTCGGAGGCGCAGCGCCGCGCCGTGATGGCGGGGCTCGCCGCCCGGATGCGCGCCGCCCGGCTCACGCCCCTCGAAGCGCCGCTGCCGTCATGATCTATCTCGGCCTCGCGGCCCTCGCCCTGGTCCTCGTGGCCCTGGTCCTCAGCGACGGCAGCGACAGCGTCGGCGGCGTGATCGGGCCCGACCAATTGGCCAACCTCGCCTGGACCGGCACGATCCTGCTCCTGGTGGTGGCCGGGTTCTGGCGGCAATTCACGGCGCGGCTCGGCGCGAACCTGCAGGCCCTCCTGGCCTGGGCACTGATCGGCCTCGCCCTGGTGATCGGCTACAGCTACCGCGACCGGATCCAGGACGTCGGCGCCCGCGTGCTCGGCGATCTCCGGCCGGGGAGCGCGACCTCGAGCGGCGACGGCTCCGTCACCGTCACCCGGCGGGCGGACGGCGATTTCCGGGTCGACGCCGAGGTGAACGGCCGGGTTCAGCCCTTCCTGTTCGACACCGGGGCGAGCAGCGTCGTGCTCACCGCCGAGAACGCCGCCGCGCTGGGGCTCACGCCCGCGCCCGCCGACTTCACCGCCCGCGTCTCCACCGCCAACGGCATCACCTACGCGGCGCCGACCCAGCTCGACTCGCTCAGCGTCGGCACCATCACCGAGCGGCGGGTCAACGCCATGGTGGCCAAGCCGGGCGCGCTCTCCGCGAACCTCCTCGGCCAGACCTTCCTGTCGCGGCTGTCCGGCTACGAGGTCCGGGGCGACCGCCTGATCCTGCGCCGGCCCTGACCGGGCCGCCGCGCAAGGCGCTCAGGCGGCGCAGGCCTCGGGCGCGGCGCGGGAGACCAGCGCCACCGCCTCCCGCAGGGTCGCGAGGTCGGCCCCCGGGCGCATCCCGTGGGTCGAGAGGTGGCGCCGGAAGGCCCGAGCGCCCGGCCGGCCGTTGAACAGCCCGAGCATGTGCCGGGTGACCGCGTGCAGGCGCTCGCCCCGGGCCAGGCACGCGGCGACGTAGGGCTCGAACATCGCGACCGCCGCGAAAACGTCGGGGGCCGGGGCCGGTACGCCGAACAGGTCGGGATCGACGCCGAGCAGCAGTGCCGGCTCGGTGTAGGCGGCGCGGCCGACCATGACGCCGTCGACCTCGGCGAGCCGCGCCCGCGCGGCGTCGAGGTCGCGCAGGCCGCCGTTGACCGCGATCGGCAGTCCGGGAAGCCGCCGCTTCAGCCGCGCGGCACGGCCGTAATCGAGGGGCGGCACGTCCCGGTTCTCCTTGGGCGAGAGCCCCTGGAGCCAGGCCTTGCGGGCGTGGACGATCAGCCCGTCGACGCCCGCCGCCACCGCGGCGTCGGCCAGGGTGTCGAGCGCCGCCTCGGGGTCCTGGTCGTCGACGCCGATCCGGCACTTCACCGTCACCGGTACGGAGACCGCCGCCTTCATGGCGGCGACGCAGTCGCCCACCAGGGCCGGCTCGCGCATCAGGCAGGCGCCGAAGCGGCCCTCCTGCACCCGGTCCGAGGGGCAGCCGACATTGAGATTGACCTCGTCGTAGCCGAGATCCGCGGCGATCCGGGCGGCCTGCGCCAGCTCCGCCGGGTCCGAGCCGCCGAGCTGGACCGCCACCGGGTGCTCGACCGCCGCGAAGCCGAGCAGCCGCTCCCGCGGCCCGTGCAGCACCGCGCCGGTGGTGACCATCTCGGTGTAGAGGCGGGCGCGCGCCGAGAGGGACCGGTGGAACGCCCGGCAGTGCCGGTCCGTCCAGTCCATCATCGGGGCGACGGAGAAGCGCCATCCGCTGAGATTGTTCAGTTTTCCTGTCGGATCAGCCATTTGCCTTCTTGTGCGTTTGCCAACGTTTCCCTGCGTAGCCTAGAACGGGACGGGAACATGCGGTATTTTCTTGCCGTGTATCAGCCCCGTGTACTAAGCGCCCTGCCCGTGTATCAGCTCGCGAGGCCGGCATGGGGACGATCATTGAGAGGCGCCGAGCCAATGGCAGCACGGGATACAGCGCCCGCATCGTCGTGCAAAGGGCGGGCGTCGTGCATCGGGAGACGCAGACGTTCGACCGCCGAGCCGCCGCTACGGCCTGGATCAAGCGGCGCGAGAGAGAGCTAAGCGAGCCCGGCGCGCTCGACCGCAAGAAGGCTGACGATCCCACGCTCGGCGAGGCGATCGACCGCTACATCCGCGAGAGCCGGAAAGCCATCGGCCGAACCAAGGCCCAGGTGCTCAACGCGATCAAGGCGTTCCCGATCGCCGAGCGACCGTGCTCCGAGGTGACGAACGCCGAGATCGCCGCGTTCATGCAGGAGCTGAGCGAGGGGCGGACGCCGGCCACGGTCGGCAACTACGTCTCGCACCTGTCGGCGGTCATGAACACCGCCCGCGACCT from Methylobacterium sp. NMS14P includes:
- a CDS encoding retropepsin-like aspartic protease family protein, encoding MIYLGLAALALVLVALVLSDGSDSVGGVIGPDQLANLAWTGTILLLVVAGFWRQFTARLGANLQALLAWALIGLALVIGYSYRDRIQDVGARVLGDLRPGSATSSGDGSVTVTRRADGDFRVDAEVNGRVQPFLFDTGASSVVLTAENAAALGLTPAPADFTARVSTANGITYAAPTQLDSLSVGTITERRVNAMVAKPGALSANLLGQTFLSRLSGYEVRGDRLILRRP
- a CDS encoding ABC transporter substrate-binding protein, producing MTLSRRQILAGTAGAAAGLGLPHLVRAQPGGGSVLRFIPSTPLPSLDPIVATSYVIRNHGYLVYDTLFATDENFRIQPQMVSEWQTAPDGLRWTFHLRDGLTFHDGSPVEAKDCIASIARWSKRDAFGQTLAGFVEGYGQEDARTFTVALKKPFPLLPAALGKLSSNVPFIMPERVALQDASKPIADATGSGPWRFEAREWIPGQNAIYTRHAGYRPREEAPSWAAGGKVAKVDRIEWLAITEASAAVGAMIQGAVDWYEQPAIDLIPVLKGKPGIEIRNVPLGLILLMRFNHTQPPFNNPEIRRAVMMAMKQDDYMQAVVGSPEYYREAKTFFTPGSPMSTGAGGAAAMQADLARAKAMLAKAGYKGERVVLLAPADQPIAYNQSLVTQDLLKQLGMNVDLVSTDWGSFIARRGNRGPVDGGGWSLFHTLWSGADVLNPALHPLIRANGQAAWFGWPDDPTLETLRSEWIATSDEAQQKALAARIEERAFEVVPYAPAGLVQQPMAVSAKLKGMVMAPVQFFWNIEKTG
- the dusA gene encoding tRNA dihydrouridine(20/20a) synthase DusA; the protein is MADPTGKLNNLSGWRFSVAPMMDWTDRHCRAFHRSLSARARLYTEMVTTGAVLHGPRERLLGFAAVEHPVAVQLGGSDPAELAQAARIAADLGYDEVNLNVGCPSDRVQEGRFGACLMREPALVGDCVAAMKAAVSVPVTVKCRIGVDDQDPEAALDTLADAAVAAGVDGLIVHARKAWLQGLSPKENRDVPPLDYGRAARLKRRLPGLPIAVNGGLRDLDAARARLAEVDGVMVGRAAYTEPALLLGVDPDLFGVPAPAPDVFAAVAMFEPYVAACLARGERLHAVTRHMLGLFNGRPGARAFRRHLSTHGMRPGADLATLREAVALVSRAAPEACAA
- a CDS encoding DUF1289 domain-containing protein, encoding MPPAPKPSSPCTKVCVLDAATGLCCGCGRTRDEIAAWGSLSEAQRRAVMAGLAARMRAARLTPLEAPLPS
- the cobT gene encoding nicotinate-nucleotide--dimethylbenzimidazole phosphoribosyltransferase translates to MTDPMTAPEPGPFDDIRNLLKAMPGPDTEAKAAVAARDATLTKPAGALGRLESLVTWLAAWQGKAPPTFDRPLVCVFAGSHGVTRRGVSAFPDAVNRQMLDNFAAGGGAINQICAAYGLGFKVFDLALDMPTGDITEGPALDERATVATMAFGMEAVAAGTDCLGIGEMGIGNTTVAAALYAALFGGDPAHWVGRGTGVDGDGLSRKVAAVEAALSHHADHLDDPLQVLARLGGREIAAMAGAILAARLQRIPVVIDGYVATAAAAVLHAADPRALDHCLAGHVSAEGVHAEVLERLGLVPLLALGMRLGEASGAGMAMGLLKGALACHTGMATFAQAGVSEKGAG
- the cobS gene encoding adenosylcobinamide-GDP ribazoletransferase produces the protein MDRQTGGEADWPGRGALYDLAGCLRFYSRLPVPQLPGEPDPHRSPDFTTLPRMLPLAGLILALPAALVLAAGWAVGLGPFLAATLAVAVAVVATGALHEDGLADVADGFGGGATRERRLEIMRDSRIGAYGGAALVLALALRIGALATLLDRIGHAAVTGLILAAALSRVAALAPMVLLAPARPGGLSASVGRPGRASLATALGLGAVLALGAVPLGLPLGGVALMILCAGLAALGLTRLARAKIGGQTGDVIGACQQVAEIAALLALVAATAGVAD